The genomic DNA AAATGGTCTTCTTAGAACGCATTGAGAGGAAACTCCTTCTCTTTGTGTCTGTTTAGCTTGCGGCATCTCCTGCAAGCTCATGGTGCACCAACCTACGCACGCTTGCGGAGCGAAAGCAATGCATTATGCCGTAAAGGTCGCTGCAATTTCGCTGATTAGTGTTCAGGGGATCTATAGGCGGTCAGCCTGTCTTATCGCATTCCGTGCGACTCGGCCGCGATGCCGATGAGCCACGTAACCCATTCTTGATCCGGTGTTTCTTCTTGCGCAGCCTGCGAAGCGGCAGCGTACCACTTGCGGCCGTCCTGCTCGGCAAGGTCGCCTATAAAGCCCAGCGCAGACGCGGAATCATGGGGGAGATCCTGGTCACCGGAGGAGTAAGCCGGCTCGGGTTGCGGCAGGTTTCCATACCGACTCAATGACTCCTGGAGGGCATCGATGCGGCGGTGGTGGACCTCTAAGCGGTGATCCACACTATCTTCGTGTTCGGGGCCTACGTAGGCTCGTGCGAAATCCAGACCGAAGGCCTGCTCATACTCCCAGCTGAGCAGATCGGCTGCGCTCTTTTGCTCCGGTTGAGAAAGCTCTGGGATATCGGGGGCATCGCCGGGAAGCCAAGCATTGAGCGCGATGGCTTGTTCGGTTACCAGCGCGCGCGACTCCACGGTGACCTCATCGACTGCTGCGGTAGTCGCGGAGGCGGCATTTTTCATGATTTCGCCAGAATCCGCAGCGCGGTTGGCTTTGGTGGGGCGCTCTACCTCGCAGGACCGTGGGGCATTGCCGGCGTCATTGGTGCCGCACAGGCGCGCAATTTCGGCATAAAGCGCATCGGCTTGTGAGTTGCGCAGGTCGGCGGCATGGTCATCGACGCCGCTGAGGGACAAGGCGTCGGTTGCGGCGGCGTCGGCAAGCGCCAACAGTCTGTTTTCCGGCCGTGGGCCAAAATAGTCGACGACGGAATCGACCGCTTGGCACCCCGCTAAACCGGGCAGGGTGGCGGTTGCGGCTACGAGGGTCAAAGCAATGCGTCGGCGGTTCACCCAAAAGACTGTACCTCGTAGCACGTAGGCTAGTGGGCATGGCTTTCCCAGATGCACAACAATTGACCAAACTCCTGCAGCCAAAGGTAGCTGAAATGGGGCTGGATGTAGAAGACATAAAAACCACCAAAGCGGGCAAGAAGTCCCAGGTGATCATTCGCATTGATGGGGACACACGTCCTAGCTCCGATGTACTGGAGGAAGTATCCAACGAGATTTCCGCCTTCTTTGATGACAAGGAAGCGCATGGGGAACTCAACTTTGGTGCCGGATACACCCTGGAGGTTTCCACCCCCGGTGTGGACTTGCCGCTAACCGCTCCGCGCCACTGGCGCCGCAACCGCGGGCGCAAGGTCTCCTTCGATCTTGGCGATGGCAAAACCCAGACAGCGCGCATTGGCGCGCTTAACGACGCCGCCGATGCCGTAATTCTTATCACGGCAAGCAAAAAGGACGTGCAGACGCGGGCCGAACGATTGGAAAACATTGCCCGCGCAGTGGTAGAAATTGAATTTGCACAGCCGTCCGAACAGGAGCTGGTGGCAGTGCAAAAGACGTTTGAAGAAGCCGTAAATTAACCGGCAACCGAGAGGAATGACAAGTGAATATTGATCTTGAGGCACTTCGTACAATCGAATCCGAGCGCAATGTCCCTGTAAAGGACCTTCTGGAAGCGATTGCGGGTGCCTTGTTGTATTCCTACCTTGACTACCGCGAGTCCAATGCTGGCGGCAAGGTAGAAGGCGCCAAGTCCCGCGTCGATATCGATGCCACTACCGGTGCAGTCAGCGTCATTGTCTCGGAGCGTGACCCAGAAACTGGGGAAGTAACTACCGAATACGATGACACCCCGGAAAACTTTGGACGTGTAGGTGCACCGGCAGTGCGCGAGGCTATCCTTCGCAAGCTGCGCGAGGCCGAGGCGGAGCGCACCTATGATTCCTACTCGGAGCTTTCCGGCCGCGTGGTCAGCGGCATTGTCCAGCGCGATGCGCGCGCTAATGCCCGCGGCATTGTCGTGGTCCAGCTAGGATCTGAGTTGGAATCCCAGGACGGCATTTTGCTGCCGGCCGAGCAGATTCCGGGGGAAAAGCTCGAGCACGGTGACCGTATTAAGGCCTATGTTGTAGGCGTAAACCGCAACGGCGCTCAGGTGCAGATTAACCTTTCGCGTACCCACCCAGAATTGGTCCGTGGTCTCTTTGAACTCGAAGTTCCAGAGGTGGCCGATGGCACCGTAGAAATGATTGCCATCGCCCGTGAGGCGGGCCACCGCTCCAAGGTGGCCGTCATCGGGCATGCCAAGGGCTTGAACGCTAAGGGTGCCTGCATCGGCCCGCGCGGTCAGCGCGTCAATAACATCATGCGCCAGCTCGGTGGCGAAAAGATCGACATCATTGACTACAGCGAGGATCCCACGGTTTACGTGGGCAATGCCTTGGCTCCCTCGAAGGTGGTTAAGGTCACCGTGGTGGACAATGAGGCGCAAGTTGCTCGCGTGGTAGTACCGGACTATCAGCTGTCCCTAGCCATTGGCAAAGAGGGGCAAAATGCACGCCTAGCTGCCCGTTTGACCGGCTGGAAGATCGATATTCATTCGGACGCTGACGCTAATTAAGGATCTGCGCTTTTGTAGCGTAGGCTAGTAAACGGCCCAGTTGCAGAATGGGGGCTTAGTGGCGACGCAAAAAGTAAGGAGTTGGATGTCTGAGAGGCAAAGACTCCGGACCTGTATCGCTACTCGCCGCCGCCTGCCAGACACGGACTTGCTTCGGGTGGTCATCGACCGCACTGATCCGCAGGGGCGTCGTCTGGTGGCGGATCCGCACCGCCGGCTTCTCGGCCGTGGGGCCTGGATCATCCCCACTCTTTCTGCACTCGAGCTGGCGGAGCGCAAACGCGCCTTCAAGCGCGCGCTTCGCACGTCCGCACCCGTGGACACAGGTCAGGTACGTCGGTACTTGGATGCGCACAGCGAACAGGTACCGAATGCGGGAGGTTCCGCGTTAGAGTCGTACGAACCAGAGTTACAAAGGAAGACCGAACACTGATGAGCGCACAACGATGAAGCATCAGCGATGAAAGTCCAACAAACCTAACTAGGGGTCAGGCCAGTTTCCGCGGCCTTGGCTCCTAGTCGATACCAAGAGGAGACAAGTGCCCGGAAAGCTACGTGTTCACGAGCTGGCAAAACAGCTCGGAGTAACCAGCAAGGAACTGCTCGCCACTCTGAAGGAACAGGGTGAGTTTGTAAAGACTGCTTCTTCCACCATCGAACCACCGGTGGTCAAGAAGATGCGAGCTCATTATGAAGCACAGTCCGGTGGCGATGATGCTGCCGAGAAGAAGCAGGACAATAAAGCTGCCAAGGGTGCTGCTAAGAGCACCGCAAAGGCTAGCGCACCTAAACCAGGCGCCAAGTCCGCTGCGCCCAAACCAGGCGCTAAGTCAGCCACCCCGAAGCCGGGTGCGGCCACTTCTGGTGCAGGAAAGTCTGCTGCGCCTAAGCCTGGCCAAGGCGCACCAAAGCCAGGTCAAGCCGCAGCTAAGCCCGGTGCAAAGCCGGCGGCGCCAAAGCCCAGTGCTCCGACACCGAAGCCGGGCGCTAAGTCCGCTGCGCCCAAGCCCGGTCAAGGCGCACCAAAGCCAGGCCAGGCTGCTGGCAAGAAGTCGGGCGCGCGCCCGACCCCAGGCAACTCCATGCCTCGCCCGATGCCAAAGCCAGGCGGCTCCCGCCGCGTAGCTAATAACCCGTTCTCCACGGGTGGTGGCGATAGCCGCCCGGGCCCACGCCCGGGTGGCTCCAAGGGCCAGCGTGGCGGAAATAAGCCAGGCGATAACCGCGGCAAGCGCGGAGGCCAGCACGAGGGCGGAAACAACCGACAGGGTGGCAATAGCCAGGGTGGCGGCGGTCGCCGTCCATCCCCGGCCATGATGCCTTCCCACCCGAACCCCGCATCGATGCCGTCCAAGGCACCGAACGGCGGTGGACGTGGCGGCCGCGGTCGCGGTGGCCACGGCGGACCGGGCCGCGGTGGCCCAGGTGGCGGCCGTCCGGGTGGGTTCCGCGGAGGCGGACGCGGCGGACGTCGCGGTGGCACCGCCGGTGCTTTCGGCCGTCCCGGTGGCGCTCCACGCAAGGGCAAGAAGTCCAAGCGTCAGAAGCGCCATGAGTACGAGGAGCAGCAGAAGCACGTCGTAGGCGGCGTGCGCTTGCCAGACGGCAAGGGCCAAACAGTCCGCCTGCGTCGCGGTGCTTCGCTGTCTGACTTCGCCGAAAAGATCGGTGCGGATCCAGCATCATTGGTGCAGGCACTGTTCAACCTCGGTGAGATGGTGACCGCAACCGCATCAGTATCGGAAGATACGCTGCAGCTGCTCGGCTCCGAGATCAACTACAACGTCGAGGTTGTCTCCCCTGAGGATGAGGACCGCGAGCTGCTTGAGTCCTTCGATCTCAAGTTCGGCGAGGATGAAGGCGACGAGGAAGCACTGGAGAATCGTCCTCCAGTCGTCTCCGTCATGGGTCACGTTGACCACGGTAAGACTCGCCTGTTGGACGCCATCCGTAAGACCAACGAAGGTGCCCAGGAGGAAGGCGGTATTACCCAGGGCATTGGTGCATACCAAACCACGGTAGACGTGGACGGCGAGCGCACAATTACCTTCCTGGACACCCCAGGTCACGAGGCCTTCACGGCCATGCGTGCCCGCGGTGCTAAGTCCACCGACCTGGCCATCCTCGTGGTTGCCGCCGATGACGGCGTCATGCCACAGACCGTGGAGGCCATCAACCATGCCAAGGCTGCCGATATTCCAGTCGTCGTGGCTGTGAACAAGGTGGATAAGCCGGAGGCTCAGCCGGATAAAATCCGTGGCCAGCTCACCGAGTACGGCCTGGTTCCGGAGGAGTACGGTGGCGACACCATGTTCGTGGACATTTCCGCGAAGCAGGGCAAGAATATTGACCAGTTGCTCGAGTCCGTCATTCTGACCGCGGATGCCGCCTTGGAGTTGACCGCTAACCCAGACATGAACGCACAGGGCGTGGCCATTGAGGCACACTTGGACCGCGGCCGTGGCCCGGTTGCGACGGTCATCGTCCAGCGCGGTACCTTGCACGTGGGGGACTCCATCGTCGTCGGCGATGCGCACGGTCGCGTCCGCCGCATGCTCGATGAGTTCGGCAGCGACGTCGAAGAGGCCGGTCCATCCCGTCCGGTGCAGGTCCAGGGTCTATCCGGTGTGCCGGGCGCCGGCGATAATCTGCTGGTCGTAGAAGATGACCGCGTTGCCCGTCAGATTGCTAACCAGCGTGATGCTCGCAAGCGCTCTGCCCTACAGGCAAAGCAGCGCAAGCGCGTCTCCTTGGAGGATCTGGACAAGGTATTGCAGGAGACTTCTACCCTCAACCTCATCCTCAAGGGCGACAACGCCGGTTCCGTCGAGGCACTGGAAGACGCCCTGCTGGATATCAAGACCGAGGACGAAGTCGAGCTCAACATCATCGACCGTGGTGTGGGCGCCGTGACCGAGACCAACGTTTCTCTCGCAGCGGCTTCCGACGCCGTCATTATTGCCTTTAACACTCGTGCGGAAGGCAAGGCAACGGAGATGGCCACCCAAGAGGGCGTGGATATTCGTTACTACACGATCATCTACAAGGCCATCGAAGAGGTCGAGGCTGCGCTCAAGGGCATGCTCAAGCCGATTTACGAGGAACGCGACACCGGTGCGGCCGAAATCCGCGCACTGTTCAAGTCCTCCGCGGTCGGTACCATCGCCGGCTGCATGGTTACCGAGGGCAAGGTTGTCCGCAACGGCAAGGTTCGCCTGCTGCGCGATAACAACGTCATCACTGCCGACGCCAAGATTGAATCCTTGCGCCATGAAAAAGATGACGCAACCGAAATCAAGGCCGGCTACGAGTGCGGTATGGTGCTCTCTTACCCGGATATTCAGGTAGGCGACATCATCCAGGCCTACGAAGAGGTCGAGGTTCCGCGTACCTAGTCCGCAAGCGGCGTAAATAAAATCGCCAGGTGTTTCCCCGATTGGGGAAGCCCTGGCGATTTTATTTGCAGCTTCTGCTGAACTTTAGTATTTAAACTATCTAGACAGGTTTACGACAAGTTGGGTTTGCTAATGCGTGCCTTGTTTAGCAGAGAAGTTGAGGAATGCAAGAAATTTTTCGGCCTTGATTTGGGGCTCACCAAGCAGGTCGAATACCCAGTCCTCAAGTGGGAGCATTTCCTTGTTGCCATCGTTGAACCGAAGGCCGATACTATTTTCCGTAGCCTCGCCGTGGGCCAAGTCCGACCACGTTCCAGTGCGTTTCGAAAGTAGCCATTGGCCCAAAACGTAGGTGATTCCTATTCTTCCTTCTTCGGCTTTTGTGCTGGAAGTGAGCAACCTGTGCAGTACCACTTCACTAATCTGTTCTTGATCGTTTAGCCACTCTTGCGTGAGTTTAGCCCTTTCGAGGCAGCTTGCTGCTTTGTTCGGAGCATCGGCGTGAAACTCATTTAAAGGCTGGGGCGTGACGCTCGCTGTTTCTGGCTTAGATTGGTTTTGGTCTTGCAAATCCTAGGTCCTTAGATGCCATACTCCGTTTCCCCAGTTGCTTTCGTAATTGCAACTTGCTCTTCTCGCCCAATTAGCTGTCGCTGGGTCTTTACGTAACTCCTTCAGCGATCTTTCACACTGATCTTTTGTGTCATAAAGGAAGTTTCCGATGTCGGCGGTGGCAATATTTGAGGAAAGAAGGAGGGAAAATGCTGATACAATCGCGATGATTAGGGTCCTCATTCTGCTGCGTGTATCTAGCATTCTTGAATACCGTCCATTCGCTTTGTCGGAGACCATTCAAAGTTCCTCCGCGAATGTGCTTTTACCAACAGGCATTGTGTGTCGAAATCAAATGCAACGATTACTTTGACGTTCATATCAAAATCGCAATCGTTATAGACTTGAATTGCGCCCTTTTCCTTCTCAGAATGAATGCAAGCAGGAACAGGATCTCCCGGGCTTCTTTCCCCTGTGGAATATGGTTGCAGGCTTGGGGCGCCGTCAGAATCTACATTGAGAATGACGAATTGAGGGGGATCGTTAAGCGTTTCATTTGTG from Corynebacterium tuberculostearicum includes the following:
- the nusA gene encoding transcription termination factor NusA; translated protein: MNIDLEALRTIESERNVPVKDLLEAIAGALLYSYLDYRESNAGGKVEGAKSRVDIDATTGAVSVIVSERDPETGEVTTEYDDTPENFGRVGAPAVREAILRKLREAEAERTYDSYSELSGRVVSGIVQRDARANARGIVVVQLGSELESQDGILLPAEQIPGEKLEHGDRIKAYVVGVNRNGAQVQINLSRTHPELVRGLFELEVPEVADGTVEMIAIAREAGHRSKVAVIGHAKGLNAKGACIGPRGQRVNNIMRQLGGEKIDIIDYSEDPTVYVGNALAPSKVVKVTVVDNEAQVARVVVPDYQLSLAIGKEGQNARLAARLTGWKIDIHSDADAN
- a CDS encoding YlxR family protein is translated as MSERQRLRTCIATRRRLPDTDLLRVVIDRTDPQGRRLVADPHRRLLGRGAWIIPTLSALELAERKRAFKRALRTSAPVDTGQVRRYLDAHSEQVPNAGGSALESYEPELQRKTEH
- a CDS encoding DUF4439 domain-containing protein, with the translated sequence MNRRRIALTLVAATATLPGLAGCQAVDSVVDYFGPRPENRLLALADAAATDALSLSGVDDHAADLRNSQADALYAEIARLCGTNDAGNAPRSCEVERPTKANRAADSGEIMKNAASATTAAVDEVTVESRALVTEQAIALNAWLPGDAPDIPELSQPEQKSAADLLSWEYEQAFGLDFARAYVGPEHEDSVDHRLEVHHRRIDALQESLSRYGNLPQPEPAYSSGDQDLPHDSASALGFIGDLAEQDGRKWYAAASQAAQEETPDQEWVTWLIGIAAESHGMR
- the infB gene encoding translation initiation factor IF-2, with amino-acid sequence MPGKLRVHELAKQLGVTSKELLATLKEQGEFVKTASSTIEPPVVKKMRAHYEAQSGGDDAAEKKQDNKAAKGAAKSTAKASAPKPGAKSAAPKPGAKSATPKPGAATSGAGKSAAPKPGQGAPKPGQAAAKPGAKPAAPKPSAPTPKPGAKSAAPKPGQGAPKPGQAAGKKSGARPTPGNSMPRPMPKPGGSRRVANNPFSTGGGDSRPGPRPGGSKGQRGGNKPGDNRGKRGGQHEGGNNRQGGNSQGGGGRRPSPAMMPSHPNPASMPSKAPNGGGRGGRGRGGHGGPGRGGPGGGRPGGFRGGGRGGRRGGTAGAFGRPGGAPRKGKKSKRQKRHEYEEQQKHVVGGVRLPDGKGQTVRLRRGASLSDFAEKIGADPASLVQALFNLGEMVTATASVSEDTLQLLGSEINYNVEVVSPEDEDRELLESFDLKFGEDEGDEEALENRPPVVSVMGHVDHGKTRLLDAIRKTNEGAQEEGGITQGIGAYQTTVDVDGERTITFLDTPGHEAFTAMRARGAKSTDLAILVVAADDGVMPQTVEAINHAKAADIPVVVAVNKVDKPEAQPDKIRGQLTEYGLVPEEYGGDTMFVDISAKQGKNIDQLLESVILTADAALELTANPDMNAQGVAIEAHLDRGRGPVATVIVQRGTLHVGDSIVVGDAHGRVRRMLDEFGSDVEEAGPSRPVQVQGLSGVPGAGDNLLVVEDDRVARQIANQRDARKRSALQAKQRKRVSLEDLDKVLQETSTLNLILKGDNAGSVEALEDALLDIKTEDEVELNIIDRGVGAVTETNVSLAAASDAVIIAFNTRAEGKATEMATQEGVDIRYYTIIYKAIEEVEAALKGMLKPIYEERDTGAAEIRALFKSSAVGTIAGCMVTEGKVVRNGKVRLLRDNNVITADAKIESLRHEKDDATEIKAGYECGMVLSYPDIQVGDIIQAYEEVEVPRT
- the rimP gene encoding ribosome maturation factor RimP, with translation MAFPDAQQLTKLLQPKVAEMGLDVEDIKTTKAGKKSQVIIRIDGDTRPSSDVLEEVSNEISAFFDDKEAHGELNFGAGYTLEVSTPGVDLPLTAPRHWRRNRGRKVSFDLGDGKTQTARIGALNDAADAVILITASKKDVQTRAERLENIARAVVEIEFAQPSEQELVAVQKTFEEAVN